Part of the Ruegeria sp. TM1040 genome, TTCACCCAAGGGTCTTCCGATTGTTATGGAATGACCCGGTATGAAGCATCCCGACTCCGTCAGGCTGCTCTGCCTCATTTTTGCCCCAATTCTGCACGGGGTCTCGCGCTTTCTCAAGCGCAGGGTTAAGAAAATTCATCAAATTTGAACGACCTCACGCGAAGTGATGCGGCCATGCATCAATCTAACGTCGAAAAATCATGCACTTATAGCGCGTTCTTGGCGGAGGCGCCGCAACAGTCTGCTCCTTAACGGTCTTGGCATGCTTCGACTCTTCCTAAAACGGCGATCAAGGTTGAGCGCACCACGCGCCACTTGGGATGGCGGGCCAATTTGTCCCAGCTCTGGAAATTATGCACTCGGACGCAGGCAATTTTGTCCAGAAATGCGCATATTTGTTCGGAAATGCAGAAGCGCACTTGCGAGACGTGGCGCACCCTCCCTAGGGTTTAGTTTGTAAGAAATGCAAAAGGCGGAAATTTTGCAAAGCATGGGAGAAGCCATATCGCTGGCATTGGCGCTGGTGATGTCCGGAGACGCCGATCTGTTTGAGATCGTCGGCCTGTCCTTGCGCGTCAGCCTGAGCGCAACCGTCTTTGCGTGCCTCATTGGGTTGCCGATCGGCGCATTGGTCGCGATCAGCCGCTTCCCGGGGCGGGGCGCCTGCCTGGTGCTGATGAATGCGCTGATGGGTCTGCCGCCTGTTGTGGTCGGGCTCTTGGTCTATCTGCATCTGTCGCGTTCGGGGCCGCTTGGGTTTCTTGGCCTCCTTTATACGCCCACCGCCATGATCATCGCACAGACGATCCTAATTGCGCCTATTGTCGCTGCGCTGTCGCGGCAGGTGATTGAGGACCTCCACGCGGAATATGCGGAGCAATTTCGCTCGCTCTGTCTCAGCCGCGCGCAAGCGGTGGCCGCGCTCCTCTGGGATGCGCGCTATTCGCTGCTGACGGTTGGTCTCGCCGGGTTCGGAAGGGCCGTTGCAGAGGTCGGCGCGGTGATCATCGTCGGCGGGAACATCGACCACCTGACCCGTGTCATGACCACCGCCATCGCGCTTGAAACCTCCAAGGGTGATCTCGCCCTCGCACTGGCGCTGGGAGTGGTTCTTCTGGTGATCGCGCTGGGTGTAAACGCTGCCGTGCAAGGTCTGCGCATGAGCGCCCGGAGACAAGCCTATGTCTAGCATCGACACCCTGAGCTTTACATCTGACGCCCGCCGCGTCCTCGAAGATCCAAACCTTATGCCGCTGCGCGTGCGTGGCCTTGTGTTGCAATGCGGAGATACGACCATCCTGCAGGATCTGGATCTGGATCTCGCACCGCAAGGTTGCACCGCTATCATGGGGCCCAATGGCGCTGGCAAAAGCATGCTTTTGAAATTGCTGCATGGCCTGATCGAACCTTCGACAGGAGACATAACCTGGGGCGGGACAGTTCCGAGTGCAGTGACAGCACGGCAGGCCATGGTGTTTCAAAAACCTGTGCTGCTGCGCCGGTCGGTGGCGGCAAACGTCGATTTTGTCCTGAAGACCCGCCGCAAATCCGGCACGACGCGGGACGCGTTGCTCGCGCACGTGGGCCTGCTTCACAAGGCCCGAGACCCTGCGCGCCGACTCTCGGGCGGCGAAGCGCAGCGCTTGGCGTTGGCGCGCGCCCTCGCCTGCGAACCGGAAGTCTTGTTCCTTGATGAAGCCACAGCCAGCCTCGACCCCGCGTCGGTCAAAGCGATCGAAGACCTGATCCTTGAT contains:
- a CDS encoding ATP-binding cassette domain-containing protein, with the protein product MSSIDTLSFTSDARRVLEDPNLMPLRVRGLVLQCGDTTILQDLDLDLAPQGCTAIMGPNGAGKSMLLKLLHGLIEPSTGDITWGGTVPSAVTARQAMVFQKPVLLRRSVAANVDFVLKTRRKSGTTRDALLAHVGLLHKARDPARRLSGGEAQRLALARALACEPEVLFLDEATASLDPASVKAIEDLILDASAKGIRIIFVTHDIGQAKRLADDVVFLQGGRVAEHSPARSFFSDPQSSAARDYLNGRLVF
- a CDS encoding ABC transporter permease codes for the protein MQSMGEAISLALALVMSGDADLFEIVGLSLRVSLSATVFACLIGLPIGALVAISRFPGRGACLVLMNALMGLPPVVVGLLVYLHLSRSGPLGFLGLLYTPTAMIIAQTILIAPIVAALSRQVIEDLHAEYAEQFRSLCLSRAQAVAALLWDARYSLLTVGLAGFGRAVAEVGAVIIVGGNIDHLTRVMTTAIALETSKGDLALALALGVVLLVIALGVNAAVQGLRMSARRQAYV